TGGAGAAGAAGTCGCAAGTCGGGTTCCGCGGGTGCATTTGACCCGAGCCTGTCGCTTAGGGCTGTAACCGTCACGTCCGGATTGCGCGCCAGAACTGCGGCCACTTGTGCCTCGATTCTCGGATATGGGTCGACCGGGACAACGGATGTAGCCGCGAGCTTCAGGCCCGCCTCGGTGTCTCGCATAGCTGCGGCCCCGATCGCGTCCGCCAGTGTGGCAGCGGCGTGCCTGACCAGCCGCCGGCGCGCAGGATCCCGTACCACGACCGCGACCACAGCCGCGGTTACGACAATCCCACTGAGGGCAATGAGAGAAGGCTTTACTCGCAACCGACCGGCTGCGCCCTTTACGGCGCCGGTTGCCACGACAAGTGTGAGATTTGCGCCCATCGCGGCACCAACGGTCGCCTCTCGGAAATGGGTGAGGATGGCCACGATCTCGAGGACCTCGCGGTAGGCGGCACGGTCGGCAGGCGCATAACCTGGGCGGCGCAGATGTCTGTCGTGAGAGTAGACCGAGCTTGGGGCAACCAAGCGGGCGAGCTGGGCGTGCTGGATGTCATCGGCGTCATTCACGTCCTCGATGAGGGGCGCCCACGCTGCGTCAAGCCGAGTCGGGAGAGTGACGACGCGGGCTCGGGGCAAGTACTCCTTCTCGATGACTTCACGGAGGGAGTCCTCGTCAACACTGCGTCCCCTGGCGGCCTTGGGATACATCCACCCGAGCTCGACATAGGCCTGTTCGGACATGAGGGCCACCAAGATCCCAGCGTCAATGGCCGCCAGAACTTCGGAGCGCCCGCGACCGGGCCCGGCCAGGGTGTCGCACGCGTCCCCCAGGAGTGCGTCAGTGTCCCAGATGAAGACCTCGCTGGCGCGGTGGTTTGGGACCGCACTCATCCATTCGGTGAGCACAACCATTGGCCAAGGCTACGTCGCTGCACTGACAGGGGTGATGTTCAGGGCTGTGGATCGTCGGTCTCTTCGTCGCGCCTTCGACGGTCTTGGTTAAGGGCGAAGCCTCGTGCGTGAGGACTCCTCGCCAGCGCCGGAGGGTGTTCCCGACTTTCCCAAGGTCGCCGAAGGCGGCGGAGTGTGTGGGGCCTCTCTCTGTTCTCGAGCACGTGCAGGTCGTCCCCCGGGAGGATGGAAGCGGTGGCCGGGGATGCCCTAACGCTCGGCTCCAGTGTGATCAGTCTGGTCCTGCCAGGGCGCGGTCCACGCTTCCCGCTCGTAGAGTCGCCACAAGGGAGTCGTGAGTGTCTCGAACCACTCCGGATCGTAGGTGTCCTTAAGCCGGATTCCCATGATGTGCTCGCCCGTGATGCCCGTGTCTGGATAGCCCATGTCGCGCCTAGCCGCGAGCACAAACTCGACGTACATTCGGATCATCACGGGCGCGGGCGCTGCGCGGTAGGTGCATTGCATGAAGCGCTCGAAATAGATAACCGCTTCGTCGCTGCCATATATCGTAACCCATGCACCGAATTTGCTCAGGTCTTCCCTGAACTTGCGCTCATCGGCCATGATCGTCGCAGACTCGTTGGGATCGAGCATCCGTCTGAGCAGCTCGATCATTGGCTCGTACACCTTTACCTTTCGATCGGCAATCCGGTTCTCGAGGTCACGGACGGCCGCGGCCGACTGTTCAGAAGTGCGTGCCGAAGATGCCGAACGCGCTGCCACCACGGCTGCGATAATTGCAGCTGAGGCGGGGATGGCAGCGCCGAATATCGCTGGCCACATGTTCGCTCCTTTGCGAATCGGGCTAACGGTGCGATGGTGCACGAAACATGGCCAGAAGTGGCCATGTCGCGAATTGAATGAGCGTGAGGACGTGCCGAGCAAACATCGAGGCCGACCTGCTGAAGCATAATTGAGGACGACGGTAGAAAGCACCTATCGGTAGATGGCCAGAATCTCTAGCATGAGCGCTGGACCGTGGAGATACTCGTCCTCCTTCTCGGGTGGCGGGGCCTGACGTTCCAATGCACGACGCTGGGCTCGGGGAAGGATGCTCATCCCGGGAAACGTCAGGAAGGGCTTCCACTGTCCTTCGGAAAGTACACGCGTCACTTTGCCCACGACGCGCGCACGACCTTCCAGCCGGTCTAGGTTCGGGGCGCGGCGAAGTTGGCCAGCCACACGCCAGTCCGTCGCTTCATCTTCACCCGCGACCAAGGTCTCGACCTGCATGCTCTCAAGCAGTCCCGCCATCGCGCCCATTTCCGCATCAGCAGGAAGTCCGCTTGTGTCGAGGCCGAACGCGTGGGCATTTGGTAATAGCCCCCGCATCATCCTCAAGGCATCGAGGGCGCCGCCCGCGCGCGCAAGCATACGCACCACGTCAGGCACGTATACGTCGCACTCCCACGACACCATTGCCCCAATGCCGATGCCTGCGAGGTCTGCGTCTGCGTCCATGATGTCTAGCCATCCAAGGGCGTCAGGATTCGCCGCCGCCGCCGCGAGTAGCCGCGCGAAGCGCGCAGCAGGCGTGTCCTGGACGACTCGTTCGTCTTCGTTTTCGCGCGCTCGGGCACCTTTGCCGCCGACGACCTTTAGATCGAGGCCCGCCTCAGCCGAGCCACTCACAGACACGCGAGATGTCGCACTTGAGATAAGGCCCCCCTCTATCGCACCGACGTACTGGTCGAGAGCCTCTTCGTCGAGATACACCAATTGGGTCAGCATGCTCTGAGACTACGAGGGCCACGCGCGAGACGGGGCTGTTTGGTGGCAAGGGAGCGACTGGCAGTGGACGGGGTCCTAGTCGTTCGTCACGACGCGATCGTTCAGTTCGCGGTGCGCCGTCTGCTTCGTCAGCCAACGCCGACAAGCGGCGTGCGCCGGCACCTGGGCAGGATGGCGTCATGACAAGCTGCATCGCCACGAGCGTCATCGACGCGCACCGACCGGAGGTCGTCGCGCAGTTCTGGTGCGACGTCCTCGGGTGGTGGGTCGTCGAGGCCGAGCCCGGCATCGTCAGCATCGGCCCGTCGGACGGCTCGTGGCCGACGATCGACGTCATCGCCGTCCCGGAGTCGAAGTCCGTCAAGAACAGGCTGCACCTCGACCTCCGGGCCGACGGCACGACGACGGCGCAGGAGCTCGAGCGTCTGCTGGCCCTGGGCGCGCGCCGCACCGACGTCGGTCAGGGCCCGGACGCGTCGTGGGTCGTGCTGTCCGACCCCGAGGGCAACGAGTTCTGCCTGCTGTCCCGCACGGTGGCCGAGGCGTCGGCGGGCCCGGTGTCCTGAGCCGCCAGCGTTCGAACAACTGTTCGTCAGGAGACGTACGCCGCGAGGTGCTCGCCCGTCAGAGTCGACCGCGCGGCGACGAGGTCGGCGGGCGTCCCCTCGAAGACGACCCGGCCGCCGTCGTGGCCGGCCCCGGGGCCGAGGTCGATGATCCAGTCGGCGTGGGCCATCACCGCGAGGTTGTGCTCGAC
The Vicinamibacterales bacterium genome window above contains:
- a CDS encoding VOC family protein, which codes for MTSCIATSVIDAHRPEVVAQFWCDVLGWWVVEAEPGIVSIGPSDGSWPTIDVIAVPESKSVKNRLHLDLRADGTTTAQELERLLALGARRTDVGQGPDASWVVLSDPEGNEFCLLSRTVAEASAGPVS